From the Drosophila simulans strain w501 chromosome 2L, Prin_Dsim_3.1, whole genome shotgun sequence genome, the window gtgtgtgtttgcgtgtgtgtgtgtttgcgtgtgtgtggtggtggtCTGTATGTGTGTTAAACAAATATCACAATCGAGAAATTAACAAAACGGCGGCTGCAGCAGATTAacagccagcaacaacataACAATTCTTAACCGCAGTTTAGTCTACCTAACACGAACTTAACATGTTGGTGAGTCTGCCGCCGCTACTGTTActgttcttgttgttattgGCCTAATACTTTCGCTGCTCTCCTCGGCCCCGCCTCCTCCGGCTAAGAAAGAGACTTCGGCTGAGTTTACATTACGGTTTTCATTCTTAAAAACGTTCATTTCCCCCACACACACCACGGTGCGTGGGCGccttaaaaaaaacaaacactgtGTGTTCgggccacagcagcaacagcttaGGACATGGGACCATTGGCTGTGACCACcgatgctgccgctgccgctgctgctgctgccgctgctgatgtcacctgctgcacctgctgctccacCGATACCGCTGCTGTCTCGACTGCACTGCTGCCGTTCTCGGCACTGCCGTTGGGAATGCTCGTGGGTACCACCGCGGACGCTGGACTGGTGGCCACACCCGTTACCGCTACCGCTCCAGCGGACTGCTGTTGAACTGCCTGACCCGCGGCAGCTGGAGCAACGACACTTTGTACCGCCGGTGCCGCTTGAATGGCGGGCGTGGCCGGCGGGGCGGCTAGTTgaagctgcaactgcagctgctgcagcgtcTCCTGCGGGATGTTCGACTTGAGAATGCTGTTCTCGAGCTCCAGCTTGTTGATCTTGTCCATCAGCTCGGAGATGCGCTCTTTCAGCACTTCCACCTCCTCGCGCACCGCTATCATGAGATGCGACTTGACCAGATCCTGAAAGAATAGAAAGAGGTGAAAAGGTTCTGTAAGTATGTTGTGCAAAACAGGTATTGGCTTTATATAGCAAGATCTTATTCAGAATACTGAGAAAATACTTCTGTTCAATGGGAAATGCGTGAAGTGAAGTCTAGGaagtgaaattttatttatgccactTTTTTATCTTAAATTGTATGGGTTTCTTAGCTGGCTATATGTGTGCCACTTAGTGTATCCATTGTAATCCCGCTTGCTGCCAAGTAAATTTAGCACtgcaattataaatatttaccccGCAGATTAACAAAAACGTAGTGTTGTCTTAACTCAACTTACATCCTGTTGCCACCTTTAAAAGAGCATATAGTTGCTCTGACTCATTGCAGAGATTCAGAAAAGGAACACCCCATTCATAAATCACATTTTGTGCCAGCAACGTGGCGAATGTTTGCCCAATGTGGCGTGTTCGCGTTATATATTCGCTGCTTTATTTGCTgtgtaaatgcaaatgtaaatggTGCGCCGAAGAATCAAATGCTTTCGTGTCATTGTCAATGCCACAGCCGCAGAACACGTCATCGAGACCGAAACAAAACCGAATCGGCACACAACATCCACGACCTCACCTGGCTGCCCATGCACCttgtgaaaatttaataagccCATTAAAGAGGCAGGCCAAAAACCGAGAGTCGAAAGGAAAACGCGTGCAGACGAATAGAATAATCGTTCGTTTTCTATGCATTTAACGGCACGTGTTCAGGTGATTTTTCCCATGTTTAATGTGAAATGTCAACAGACGACCAAACGGTTGTGGCTAAAAAAGTAAAGGGGGGCAGCAAGGCAGGCTGCTGATTTTGGGGAGGAAAATGCTGCCTGCGGCAGTTCCGTTTCACGAAAgagttttctttctttttttctcgaCTCTCCACTGCGATCTCTATAAATAGTCACAACAACAGCTCGAATGCTTTCGTCGTCGTCTTCACTTTCAACAATTTctttcaacattttcttgTTGCTGTGGCCTGGTTTTTTCAGGCAATGCAACAACTAAAAGTTGAAAGTAAAAATCGCGCAAAGAAAAACCCACATAATCGGCAAAAGGATATGAGGTTTCGGAATACATTAAAAGCGTATTAAGAAGAAATCGTGCACGTCATTATGAGAAAATCGCTGGGGCAAAGcgataaaaaatgtttaaaataaatatcaaattaattaaagaactCTGAACCGCGCGCTCGCCGAGCATTTCGTGCGTCCTCTGCTCATTATTCATTAGTCATACTTCAAATTCTATACGATATAAAGAGTATATCCAAAGTGAGCATGAGCAAGGGGCATGGAAAGCCATCGGAAAGTCGCATGTTCTTGGCACCAGTGCCAAAAGCAATCGCAAAAGAAATCATATTTTGCACGTTTTTCGTTCGGCTGTTTCGAGGCAGGCAGGCcaataattaatgtttataaaaatatcacatATTGTATTTTTAGATCCCTCGCTTGACCGATCAATAAGTGCAAAAATTACCAAAATTAGAAGTCAACGAGGCGAGGGTGAGAAGATTTGATAAAAGTCGACtcgaaaaaatacaaaaggcCATTAGCAAACCGCTTTGAACAAATGCAAACCGGTTGATACCGCTTCGACTTGTTAACAATGAGGTgcaaaaatacatacatatataagatatttatatatatagcacATAAGGGAGGGCCGAGTAATTTAATTGTTCAGAAATCAAGGCAGGTGTGTCTAAAACTCGGCGTTTCTAGCATTCTATCAGCTTTTTGCAACATCTCGAGGGTTTTATGATAAAAATCGAAGTAGATAAGCGTTCGACGGTTTATCTTCGCTTCAGGtaagggaaaataaatgctAATTATACACACTCGGGGTAAGATACACACTCTCGAGCTGAGGAACTGAGatagagtgagagagagagagagacaccTAGGCGGAAAAGCGGGTTGGGTTCTCCTGCTGGGGTCAGGTCACGCGCTTCTCCGGAGGTATCTCTGCTCTCCAAGTCTCCTGCAGTTCtcagttttggttttcttggtgtttttttttttttggttttcggttgcATTTCTCAAACAAACATGGCGGACACCGCATTGAggtttttttcttaaattttgtACACTTGTCGGAGATCCTTAGGCTGAAATTATAAGAGCCTTTGTTGCTAAGAACAAAGGACTCGGCTCCCTTATTTTTTAGCTCAAAGCAAAGGAAGTGGTGTCTCATTTTTTGCACTTAGCTTGGAGTAATTTATcagcgaaaataaattgacaaGTGACAGGCACAAGTACGGTGgttttttcttgatttttcttttttattttcagttgccTTTTTGACGACATTGAAAAGTCGCCAGAAAATCGCGCAGCCTCACGAAATGCGACGAAAAACGAAggaaaatcgatagaattGCATCTAGTCAAGGTAAATGGGGTTCTTTTTTGTACGGTTGGGTAGGAGGGATGAGGGGGAGAGGAGGGGGCTGGTTGTGCGAGGTATACATACTTTTGCATTGGGCACCATCACATAGCAGGGGCTATCGTAGCCCTTCTGCCAAATCTCGTATAGCCAATTCTCTGGCTGGCGCAGCGACATTGTGCCCATCATATTTGGCTTTGGgtttatttggattttcaCGGGGTTTTGTGTGTATCAAtaatttttggtttcttttgcGGAGATTTTGACTTTCTTCTCCCACTCTTGCACTTTTCaagtatatttatgtatatcaGTTTCAGTTGGATCACAGTTGGgtttttatattgtattttatgtattttcaCTTCTTTTCTTGCGATTTCTCGTCGGcgctgtgtgtttgtatggCAAAAGTTTAGCAATAACTGAGTTTGCTGTTCAGCTTTTTTTGAGATTTACGAGACCGGCGCAGAGCTTTTGTGATATTTTCGAGCTTTTGTCGATTGAATTTACTGCGATTGGAGTGTTTTGCTTCTGCTTGTAACGAATTAATGTAATTCACGAGTCTCTGGTAGGCTTTtgtaaaatgtgtttttttttcagttggtataaaaagtaattgttttttcttcttttgttatatatataataaaactGGTGCCAGCTATATTTGTTGGCGATGTGGCGTGTAGCAAGTTGTACTGGCGACTGAACGTCTGCTTGCAATTAGTGCGGATTTTATATGAAATGGCAGTGCCTTTTGAGTGAAAGAGAGCGCGCTCTCTCATTGCGCAGTGCGCTCTCTGCGGCTCTcttatgtatctgtatctggccGCCGGACTATGGGCATATCCATCAGCATTTGCCAGATACAAAGACACTCAGATActctctgtttgttttgacGCGTGTTTTCTCATCAATTTACAAAGACTGCCACTATTTATTCAAtccacatatatgtatatttatttgtcttCGGTGACGCTCATTTGCCAAAATGTTTGACTGAATTCCCAAACAGCCAGCCggtttttttgttatttaagaaatatatacatatgttttttTCAGCCACTACGACGCAAAAACTTTATGACACTTTTGTTTATCACTCGCTCACCAGTTCTCCCGCTcgctcttttattttcttatttcttttgtatttattttattttttggttggaCGTTGGTTGGTTGCTTCTTGTAGATACTTTTACGCTTGCCACGCGGTGGTTTTCGATTACTTCGACATTTCTCTGGGAattatgtgtgtatgtggggTGGGTTTTCTTACCTTTTGCGCATTGCGTTTTCCAACTAACCGAATTAAGTCGATTGGAGTCAACAGTAAAGAAAATTCCTcaacaaaatttaatacttCACACATGAATGTGAGTAAATATGGAGCGCAATACAAGAACTTCAATTTATAAAGAAAGATATTCTTCAGAACAAAATTCCCGTTCCATCccattatattatataaaagtAAGCAAATCTTTTTAGATTTTCGatactaaaaaaatatatgggtAAAAGTAAAATGAGTATTGTCATTGAACAGAATATCACATTCTGGATTTTTATCGCAGCATTATAATACCAATGACAATGACAAAATTGGAACAAAAATTCAAGGGCTTCGAAACTTTTATAAACTTGCCAGAAGAGCCCGCAGaacaaaatgtataatatacaatataaacGAGCAAAACATGAACGGAACGTATCGATTTCATGCGCATGCTGAAGGAAGCGTTTTCTGTCAATCCATAAATGCATGCCATATAGATTTCAATCTATATAGGAACCAACAATAAGCTTGAGgcatcaacaacaaattgtttaacaaaaaccgaaacaaacaTCCgcgttaaaaattaaaaaatgaaaataaaagagagCAACATTTTTAGTAGTCACCGGCGGAGAAAACagcaattaaatgcacatttaaataaacaaatggcaTGCTGTAAAATAATAAGTCAACAAATTGTAGGTGGGTAGGAAGAGAAGTTCCTTAATTGCTACACAAACTGCGTAGATGGGATAAAGTTGGGATCGTCATGGGTGGGGTGGTGTCGCATTTGTGGGTTGGGGTTTTGGGGTGGTGAAGGGCGGACGCGGAAGCTGAGAGTGCTGAGTAAAAAGAGGCATCTGTtgaagttttgttttttcatttgaGGAACTTAAGGCGCTCTAATTGCCTTAATGGAGAAAAACGATTCCGGATGCGAAATACAAAAATCCAACGCTCTTGTAATAGTTCAATTCTGTCGTCGATATTTGTGTTAGAATCTCTACCTGCCCTACTAACTCAGTAACATATACAAAACCAAGGAAGGCTATGTTATCAATTCGCATTACTAACTTTAAGATAAGCAGCTCTAGCTTATCATTGTTATCATTGAATGCGATAGATAACTCAATGTAAAGACGAGGAAGTCGTCTCTCTTTGCAGCCCGTTCGGAAAATTCTAAAAGCCATTCAGAAAACTTTCCTACACTGCTGGCTTATGTCAGTTCTAACAGCTTTTCTGATCACACAGATTTTGCATGCACTTTGTTGACGACTGTGTATGCAAACAAAATTCATTAAAGTGACACATACACATATTGCAAACTaagtcaacaacaaaaacaatgcatATTCTTTGTTtctgtatttgtgttttgaatcaacaaatgaaaatttcgaAATCGTCGCCGCGTCTggcaatcaataaaaattgaatcGCAACCGGGCAGGGGGAGGTGCGAGCGAGAAGGCAGCCACGATAGAGCGAGcgagcaacaataacaagtcCAAATGTTTTGTAACAGCCTGATTCCATCCCAAAGTGGGGTGTTAGCAAAGAGGGGAGTGTGCCGAAGAAATCATCAACACGCCCACACCCCCCCAACTTACACTCATAATATAAACATTTGTACACATGCggaaaagttataaaatattcgaaaagtccgagaaattgaaaattaaaaagcgtGTGGAAAATTACAGCATTTCTCTGTTGTTGATTTCGTTGTTGATTTTCGCACGCCCCCAACACGTGTTCGTATGTGTGTGGTGAGCTTTGATGGGTGTGGCCATTGTTGATTCGTTGTTGAAAGGGTAGTTTTGTGTGTGGTTTTGGACAAAGATGAACGATAATgtaatatttgaattaaaagTGATTGTTTTAAAGTTAGGCAACATATTGAAACATATATCTTGAACGATAAAGTTTAAAGGCTTAGACATTCGATTGATCAATCTACATACCATATCATATATAAACCCAAACTATCCCCATCTATTATTTTGGCTTTAAGTCGTCTAGCGTGACAAGAGCTAAGATTAAGAGCTCATGTAACATGCAACACAATTAATTCTGATTCATTTAGCGGCGCGTGTCATCAAGTTGCGAGATCAGCGGGGGAAGAGTCGTGATTTCGTGTGGGAAAATTCGTTGCTTTAATggccatttgtttttgtagttagttttgACTGGACTTTGAGGCCAATTTGAACGTGTTTTAATTGGTTCCATAGACCCGAGTGATGATAAGATAGGCTGTTATCGCCGCACAAAACCTACAACAACCCCTTGACAGGTTGTCTAAGTTGCAATCCTCACAAAAACAGGGCCATAAAAGGCAAAAGCTGGAATGGCAAGGGGTAAAGGTGGGCAACAGTCGCCGACATAATACACAATCCATAACAAATGCACCTTTAAAAACCGAAAGGGAGTGGGTGGGGACGAGGGGCATGCGCGACAGGCTGTCTCGGACTCAGTGGAAATTTACAAGTGTTTTCCTCCACTCAGTGGGTCAAACGGGGAAGGTGAGGAAAAGccagtttattatttattttaaattttaggtAACAATTCAAATATCAAGAGCCCTTTGACTGAGTTTTTAAGGGGGCACTAGTCTCAAGAGGAGACGCTCAAGATCTCAGtggaaaatttattcaaattgattGGTAAGTTTCCGTGGGCCACACATAAATTGAAAAGATTTTTCTtgcagaaaatgaaaaaaagacCATATGACCATATTATAACATTCAAATCCCCAAATATTTCCATATCCACTACATACTCAAATAGTTTTTTTCCCACTCAACATCATTCTTCcagcaataatatttattgagcTCGTTTAGAAATGCCTTTTCTTACTTTGGCCAATCGACGGAATACTTTTTGATTAGTGATTTCCTTATATTGACAAGAAAAAAACATCTGCGTGTGTCTCTCGCTATCAGTATCAAATAGATACAATTAGACAATTACAACTGACTGACGGCGGCTCAGTACAAATTGATAAGACTCTGTGTGGGGAGAGAGTTTAGGAGGAGGATCCCCTGCCCCcagtccatccatccatccacgTGCCTTCGAATCGGAGGGAAATCATCGCGACACGCGCCAGTCTAAAATATATAGCTAATTattaggtatatatatatatctaaactACATATTTCTGCCCtagtttaaataaatcatttagaaaaatacatacatatatctttgAACAAATCTAAAAGCCTACGCAAACGAGAATTCTATTCTATTTCAGTATTCTAACACATCATTTTCGATTCCAGCCTTGGATGGGCCAATTTTTGAGGTAAACAAACTTTGCTGATTTGAAAGAGACGAatggaataaatatatggGATCTTTGGATCTTGGAATCACGCAACAGGGAAATGGGATGATGAGCTGGCTGATAAGGAAACACATTAAACGAATCGCACCTAAAAAGACGTTCCACAAAGTTTAGCTGGACGAAAAGGCAAACTGATAAGGAGACGCATAAGCAGATAAGTTGATAGTGGttcagttctttttttttcaactgGGGAATGCTTCAGACAATTTTCGcctttgatttgcttttaatgaatttcaattgtttgccatttagcAGGCAACCATACGTCAGCAGCTGTGTAACAAcaaaatcgaataaaaatcaaaacaaagaaTTCGCTTTTAGTTGAGTCCGCTTAGAACAAGTTTCGTTTTGTGATTAGCTCACTTTTCAGcctatataaatacatacatatatattgataaGAACATTTGACAGTtccgttttctttttattattattattaggtTGATAACGGCTGCTATTTGTGTTGAGCGGCCAAGGGAACACCTTGAAACATGGgtcatttataaatatttgtatatttgtgtatGTAAATGGCTACTAAAAGTCGAAGCAGCTGTCTGTCAATATGTCCATCAAACGGTTTCCCTTTTTTCGACCAAGTCAAACATTTGTCTGGGACGTTATTTGgcacaagcaaaaaaaaaaatgggtatGTATAAGTTCgatttttgaaaattgcaaacaGGTGATCGACAGGTGTGATGCGATCAGCAATAAAATGAGTAAAGTGGTGAGAACTGTAAATAGGAGagaagtgaaataaataagaacTTATACGTGGGATGCAAGTTGGTCAAGGAACTATTTATTTAGTGGCATATTAGTTTCAAAGAAATGGATCAAGAAACAGGAAAATTAACAAGAAAATGGGCCAACGAAATGTGCAGTTtgtcaaatattaaaatttctgACAATATTTTCGAATTGATGGACGAATCAATTTGATACGATTAATTAGTTTTCCTTGAAAAGAGGTATGGCATATTGGGTTGCACCACCAAGTAGTACTCCCTCTTTTTGTGGCagaagtttaaatttattgtttattttagcCGCCAATCTCAATATCTAAATGGCTCCTTGGATAAACAACGACTAATCCTAACCTTTTCCGTAACCCGGCTCAAATGAAACTACAGGTCATACAAATCTTGTTGAATacctggttttttttttggcaatcaTCTCATGCAAAACTAATGCGTCAGTCGGGACAGGAagaagataaaaataaaagtgcaaattgcatttaaattatccGGCT encodes:
- the LOC6732105 gene encoding protein bunched, class 1/class 3/D/E isoforms isoform X5, translating into MLKYPRTTSSTSSGYFDDDEAMMNPYQTPPASPQSVPQYLQRHMVRMFSTEVDNASGTSAVAIDNKIEQAMDLVKSHLMIAVREEVEVLKERISELMDKINKLELENSILKSNIPQETLQQLQLQLQLAAPPATPAIQAAPAVQSVVAPAAAGQAVQQQSAGAVAVTGVATSPASAVVPTSIPNGSAENGSSAVETAAVSVEQQVQQVTSAAAAAAAAAAASVVTANGPMS
- the LOC6732105 gene encoding protein bunched, class 1/class 3/D/E isoforms isoform X4, with translation MAALANKMAANMATTSSSSNNSIGGSESTLQQQQMLHHQQQQQQQAQSNLIMPAAVIQPEYLLNNDRGLFKVYCFIKDFIGASGTSAVAIDNKIEQAMDLVKSHLMIAVREEVEVLKERISELMDKINKLELENSILKSNIPQETLQQLQLQLQLAAPPATPAIQAAPAVQSVVAPAAAGQAVQQQSAGAVAVTGVATSPASAVVPTSIPNGSAENGSSAVETAAVSVEQQVQQVTSAAAAAAAAAAASVVTANGPMS
- the LOC6732105 gene encoding protein bunched, class 1/class 3/D/E isoforms isoform X6; its protein translation is MKAETGSNNNNTTVVVNMDFDMYPSISGKQQDPVREVVMKYIDYFLPDASGTSAVAIDNKIEQAMDLVKSHLMIAVREEVEVLKERISELMDKINKLELENSILKSNIPQETLQQLQLQLQLAAPPATPAIQAAPAVQSVVAPAAAGQAVQQQSAGAVAVTGVATSPASAVVPTSIPNGSAENGSSAVETAAVSVEQQVQQVTSAAAAAAAAAAASVVTANGPMS
- the LOC6732105 gene encoding protein bunched, class 1/class 3/D/E isoforms isoform X7 gives rise to the protein MMGTMSLRQPENWLYEIWQKGYDSPCYVMVPNAKDLVKSHLMIAVREEVEVLKERISELMDKINKLELENSILKSNIPQETLQQLQLQLQLAAPPATPAIQAAPAVQSVVAPAAAGQAVQQQSAGAVAVTGVATSPASAVVPTSIPNGSAENGSSAVETAAVSVEQQVQQVTSAAAAAAAAAAASVVTANGPMS